A single Nocardioides bizhenqiangii DNA region contains:
- a CDS encoding NADPH-dependent 2,4-dienoyl-CoA reductase, which produces MNTSTTDPATAYPHLLEPLTLGRLTLRNRVVMGSMHTGLEDSALNTGKLAAYFAERARGGVGLIITGGYSPNKRGWLKPLASEMTTRLQAMRHHQVTDAVHAEGGAIALQVLHAGRYGYHPLSVSASARKSPITPFQPGALSTKGVDRTVSDFARAIALAEKARYDAVEIMGSEGYLINQFLAPRTNDRTDAWGGSVEKRMRFPVEIVRRARELVAGDFPIVYRISLLDLVEDGQTWEEVVELAHRLEDVGVTVLNTGIGWHEARVPTIITQVPRGAWVDHTARLKAEVTVPVCASNRINTPEAAEEILASGKADLVSMARPLLADAEFVNKAAAGRADEINTCIACNQACLDHVFKNQKASCLVNPRGCRETTLVLRPTRLAKSVAVVGAGPAGLATAVSAAERGLAVTLFERSDELGGQFKLAMRVPGKEDFRDTLRYYRRRLEVLGVDVRLGTEATDADLAAYDDVVLATGVKPRIPAIPGVDHPLVLRYDQVLAGDVVPGRQVAVIGAGGVGVDVSVWLTHDPGETPDEWMAHWGVADPSLHRGGITEPKPRAPQREVTLIQRKTTPIGIGLGKTSGWAHRAVLKQSEVRLVSGASYDRIEPTAAGDRLRVHLTVDGAPEVIEADHVVLCAGQESVRDLVAPDRTVIGGADLAAELDAKRAIRQGTEVAAAL; this is translated from the coding sequence ATGAACACCTCGACGACCGACCCCGCGACGGCGTACCCCCACCTGCTGGAGCCGCTGACGCTCGGCCGGCTCACGCTGCGCAACCGCGTGGTCATGGGCTCAATGCACACCGGCCTCGAGGACAGCGCACTCAACACCGGCAAGCTCGCGGCGTACTTCGCCGAGCGAGCCCGCGGCGGTGTCGGCCTGATCATCACCGGCGGCTACTCGCCCAACAAGCGCGGCTGGCTCAAGCCGCTGGCGTCCGAGATGACCACTCGGCTGCAGGCGATGCGGCACCACCAGGTCACCGACGCCGTCCACGCCGAGGGCGGCGCGATCGCCCTGCAGGTGCTGCACGCGGGCCGCTACGGCTACCACCCGCTCAGCGTCAGCGCGTCGGCGCGGAAGTCGCCCATCACGCCGTTCCAGCCTGGCGCGCTGTCGACGAAGGGCGTCGACCGGACCGTGTCCGACTTCGCCCGGGCGATCGCGCTGGCGGAGAAGGCGCGCTACGACGCGGTCGAGATCATGGGATCCGAGGGCTACCTGATCAACCAGTTCCTCGCTCCCCGCACCAACGACCGCACCGACGCGTGGGGCGGCTCGGTCGAGAAGCGGATGCGTTTCCCCGTGGAGATCGTGCGGCGGGCTCGCGAGCTGGTCGCGGGCGACTTCCCGATCGTCTACCGGATCTCACTGCTCGACCTGGTCGAGGACGGCCAGACCTGGGAGGAGGTCGTCGAGCTCGCTCACCGGCTCGAGGACGTCGGCGTCACCGTGCTCAACACCGGCATCGGCTGGCACGAGGCCCGGGTGCCCACGATCATCACGCAGGTGCCGCGGGGGGCCTGGGTCGACCACACCGCCCGGCTCAAGGCTGAGGTGACCGTCCCGGTCTGCGCGTCCAACCGGATCAACACCCCTGAGGCCGCCGAGGAGATCCTCGCGTCCGGCAAGGCCGACCTGGTCTCGATGGCCCGTCCGCTGCTGGCCGACGCCGAGTTCGTCAACAAGGCCGCCGCGGGCCGCGCCGACGAGATCAACACCTGCATCGCCTGCAACCAGGCCTGCCTCGACCACGTGTTCAAGAACCAGAAGGCGTCGTGCCTGGTCAACCCGCGCGGCTGCCGGGAGACGACGCTCGTCCTCCGGCCGACCCGGCTCGCAAAGTCGGTCGCCGTCGTCGGCGCCGGACCGGCCGGCCTCGCCACCGCGGTCTCCGCCGCGGAGCGTGGGCTCGCCGTCACCCTGTTCGAGAGGTCCGACGAGCTCGGCGGCCAGTTCAAGCTCGCGATGCGGGTCCCCGGCAAGGAGGACTTCCGCGACACGCTGCGCTACTACCGCCGCCGGCTGGAGGTGCTCGGAGTCGACGTACGACTCGGCACCGAGGCGACCGACGCCGACCTCGCGGCGTACGACGACGTGGTGCTGGCCACCGGCGTCAAGCCGCGGATCCCGGCGATCCCGGGCGTCGATCACCCGCTCGTGCTGCGCTACGACCAGGTGCTGGCGGGCGACGTCGTGCCCGGTCGCCAGGTCGCCGTGATCGGGGCCGGGGGCGTCGGCGTCGACGTGTCGGTGTGGCTGACCCACGACCCCGGCGAGACGCCGGACGAGTGGATGGCCCACTGGGGCGTCGCCGACCCGAGCCTGCACCGCGGCGGGATCACCGAGCCCAAGCCGCGCGCGCCGCAGCGCGAGGTCACCCTCATCCAGCGCAAGACCACGCCGATCGGCATCGGCCTCGGCAAGACGTCGGGCTGGGCGCACCGCGCCGTGCTCAAGCAGTCCGAGGTCCGCCTGGTCAGCGGCGCGTCGTACGACCGGATCGAGCCGACCGCCGCAGGCGACCGGTTGCGCGTGCACCTCACGGTCGACGGCGCGCCCGAGGTGATCGAGGCCGACCACGTCGTCCTGTGCGCGGGCCAGGAGTCCGTCCGCGACCTGGTGGCTCCCGACCGGACCGTGATCGGCGGCGCCGACCTCGCCGCCGAGCTCGACGCCAAGCGCGCGATCAGGCAGGGCACCGAGGTGGCCGCCGCCCTCTAG
- a CDS encoding alpha/beta hydrolase family protein: MNYDTRHNTRQITRQAVTADDGRALPITTFEPEGQARGVVLVVPAMATPSSYYAAFATHLAERGWRTVTFDYRGTMSRAEMKAETADVDRWFADVRAVLEAVADDAGGLPVTWVGHSLGGQMVPFVEHNRLASVITVSAGDGYWRRNQPGVRWIAPLIWTAIAPAAIRVAGYYPGDRLRMIGDLPGGAMRQWARWCLHPEYLQADHPEAPALFAEVKAPMMSLSFTDDELMSAESVKHLHDWYSSADIVRQRFSPEQLDGRRMGHHGFFRQANADLWDELVEPWLAG; this comes from the coding sequence ATGAACTATGACACTCGTCATAACACGAGGCAAATCACGAGGCAAGCGGTCACCGCAGACGACGGTCGCGCGCTGCCGATCACCACGTTCGAGCCGGAGGGTCAAGCACGCGGCGTCGTGCTCGTCGTACCGGCCATGGCGACGCCGTCGTCCTACTACGCCGCCTTCGCCACCCACCTCGCCGAGCGCGGCTGGCGGACGGTGACCTTCGACTACCGCGGCACGATGAGCCGGGCCGAGATGAAGGCCGAGACGGCCGACGTCGACCGCTGGTTCGCCGACGTGCGCGCCGTCCTCGAGGCGGTCGCCGACGACGCCGGCGGCCTCCCCGTCACCTGGGTAGGCCACAGCCTGGGCGGCCAGATGGTGCCCTTCGTCGAGCACAACAGGCTGGCCTCGGTCATCACGGTGAGCGCCGGCGACGGCTACTGGCGGCGCAACCAGCCGGGGGTGCGATGGATCGCGCCGCTGATCTGGACCGCGATCGCGCCGGCGGCGATCCGGGTCGCGGGCTACTACCCCGGCGACCGGCTGCGGATGATCGGCGACCTGCCGGGAGGTGCGATGCGGCAGTGGGCGCGCTGGTGCCTGCACCCGGAGTACCTCCAGGCCGACCACCCCGAGGCGCCCGCCCTCTTCGCCGAGGTGAAGGCGCCGATGATGTCGCTGTCGTTCACCGACGACGAGCTGATGAGCGCGGAGAGCGTCAAGCACCTCCACGACTGGTACTCCTCCGCCGACATCGTCCGCCAGCGGTTCAGCCCCGAGCAGCTCGACGGCCGCCGGATGGGCCACCACGGCTTCTTCCGGCAGGCGAACGCCGACCTCTGGGACGAGCTGGTCGAGCCCTGGCTGGCGGGCTAG
- a CDS encoding TetR/AcrR family transcriptional regulator produces MARDTRTRMIHGAALMIGTRGVGAMSLRDLAKEAGVPLGSTYHHFPGGRQQLVEEAVRTIGAAVTRRIEVGRERGPVAALDAFGDEWRNQLEATDFLSGCPVFAVATADDEALRDVATEVLESWQTTLAAVLADAGVDPGRTSRLAMFIVAAIEGAIALCQAEKSIGPLRDTMEEIHHLVDAAVGSR; encoded by the coding sequence GTGGCACGCGACACACGGACCCGGATGATCCACGGCGCCGCGCTGATGATCGGCACCCGTGGGGTCGGGGCGATGAGCCTGCGGGACCTCGCCAAGGAGGCGGGCGTCCCCCTCGGGTCGACGTACCACCACTTCCCCGGCGGCCGGCAGCAGCTGGTCGAGGAGGCGGTCCGCACCATCGGCGCAGCGGTCACCCGGCGGATCGAGGTCGGCCGCGAGCGGGGGCCGGTCGCCGCGCTCGACGCGTTCGGTGACGAGTGGCGCAACCAGCTCGAGGCCACCGACTTCCTCTCGGGGTGTCCGGTGTTCGCGGTCGCGACGGCCGACGACGAGGCCCTGCGCGACGTCGCGACCGAGGTGCTGGAGTCGTGGCAGACCACCCTGGCCGCGGTGCTCGCGGACGCCGGCGTGGACCCCGGGCGCACGTCGCGGCTCGCGATGTTCATCGTCGCCGCCATCGAGGGGGCGATCGCGCTCTGCCAGGCGGAGAAGTCGATCGGACCGCTGCGGGACACGATGGAGGAGATTCACCACCTGGTCGACGCCGCCGTCGGAAGTCGGTAG
- a CDS encoding MalY/PatB family protein produces MIVDRTDDELRYALPCKWGLVDPDVLPAWVAESDYAWAPPIAAALGDAVAKGLTGYPDFEQGGALGAAYAGFARRQFGHEVDPVDVIPTADVTAGVRLALDVLSEPRPVVMPLPGYPPQLSIAEITGRQRVDLVVDPDAERAEIDLGALDRLFADGARTLLLTQPHNPWGRVFTRGELEGIRDVVRRHGARVVSDEIHAPLVHEGSPPHVPYLSLEGTADHAVAVVAASKAFNTQGLKCAQIVAPDPATRDRLRNVPMARNDSWSPLGVVASIAAYTACDDWLDALRGRLSSQRDLLVDLLAEHLPEARMRPLEATFLAWIDLRAYRHDDPAAVALEHGRVRLAPGHDYQPDLPGHVRLNIATSPERLTEIVRRMAKALA; encoded by the coding sequence GTGATCGTGGACCGCACCGACGACGAGCTCCGATACGCACTGCCCTGCAAGTGGGGCCTGGTCGACCCGGACGTGCTCCCGGCCTGGGTCGCCGAGAGCGACTACGCCTGGGCGCCGCCGATCGCCGCGGCCCTGGGCGACGCGGTCGCCAAGGGGCTCACCGGCTACCCCGACTTCGAGCAGGGCGGCGCACTGGGAGCGGCGTACGCCGGCTTCGCCCGCCGGCAGTTCGGCCACGAGGTCGACCCGGTCGACGTGATCCCGACGGCCGACGTCACCGCCGGCGTCCGGCTGGCCCTCGACGTGCTCTCCGAACCCCGGCCGGTCGTGATGCCGCTCCCCGGCTACCCGCCGCAGCTGTCGATCGCCGAGATCACCGGACGGCAGCGGGTCGACCTGGTCGTCGACCCGGATGCCGAGCGGGCCGAGATCGACCTCGGCGCGCTCGACCGGCTCTTCGCTGACGGCGCGCGCACGCTGCTGCTCACCCAGCCGCACAACCCGTGGGGCCGGGTCTTCACCCGCGGCGAGCTGGAGGGGATCCGCGACGTCGTACGACGTCACGGCGCGCGCGTCGTCTCCGACGAGATCCACGCGCCGCTCGTCCACGAGGGTTCACCGCCCCACGTCCCCTACCTCTCCCTGGAGGGCACCGCCGACCACGCCGTCGCGGTGGTCGCGGCGTCGAAGGCGTTCAACACCCAGGGCCTCAAGTGCGCCCAGATCGTCGCGCCCGACCCCGCCACCCGTGACCGGCTCCGCAACGTCCCGATGGCACGCAACGACTCCTGGTCACCCCTCGGCGTGGTCGCGTCGATCGCCGCCTACACCGCGTGCGACGACTGGCTCGACGCCCTCCGCGGCCGGCTCTCCTCGCAGCGCGACCTGCTCGTCGACCTGCTCGCCGAGCACCTTCCCGAAGCGCGGATGCGGCCGCTCGAGGCGACCTTCCTCGCCTGGATCGACCTCCGGGCCTACCGCCACGACGACCCCGCTGCGGTGGCGCTCGAGCACGGCCGGGTTCGGCTCGCGCCCGGCCACGACTACCAGCCCGACCTCCCCGGCCACGTGCGGCTCAACATCGCCACCAGCCCCGAGCGGCTCACCGAGATCGTGCGCCGGATGGCGAAGGCGCTGGCCTGA
- a CDS encoding GH1 family beta-glucosidase has translation MTAGEQGPRLPADFRFGTATSAYQIEGAVADDGRGPSVWDTFCAEPGRIADGSSGAVACDHYHRVDEDVALLADLGAGGYRFSISWPRVQPTGSGAVNAAGLDFYDRLVDKLLAIGVQPMVTLFHWDLPQALEDDGGWLNRATVERFADYAAIVGARLADRVEHWIPVNEPSVVTTLGYATGLHAPGKTLMFDAMPAAHHLLLGHGRAAIALRAAGAPSVGCANNHAPIWPASDDDADVGASKLFDAVWNGMFIEPMLLGRYPRDLEPLLEDVVDDGDMATIRQPLDFYGVNYYTPFRIGAAAEDAPMPFEFRPVMGYPTTDLNWSVVPDALREWLIMFRARLRAAVPPIYVTESGCAYNQGPDDAGVVDDQARIDYHSAHLTAVAEALRMGVDVRGYYAWSLLDNFEWADGLVPRFGLVHVDYETQQRTKKRSFQWYADLVAATKASND, from the coding sequence GTGACAGCCGGGGAGCAGGGACCACGGCTGCCCGCCGACTTCCGCTTCGGTACTGCCACCTCGGCGTACCAGATCGAGGGCGCGGTCGCCGACGACGGCCGTGGCCCCAGCGTGTGGGACACCTTCTGCGCTGAGCCCGGTCGGATCGCCGACGGCAGCAGCGGCGCTGTCGCCTGCGACCACTACCACCGGGTCGACGAGGACGTCGCCCTGTTGGCGGACCTCGGAGCAGGCGGCTACCGGTTCTCGATCTCGTGGCCCCGGGTCCAGCCGACCGGCTCCGGCGCGGTCAACGCCGCGGGCCTCGACTTCTACGACCGACTGGTCGACAAGCTGCTCGCCATCGGGGTGCAGCCGATGGTGACCCTCTTCCACTGGGACCTGCCGCAGGCACTCGAGGACGACGGCGGCTGGCTCAACCGGGCGACGGTCGAGCGGTTCGCCGACTACGCCGCGATCGTCGGCGCGCGGCTCGCGGACCGCGTCGAGCACTGGATCCCCGTGAACGAGCCGAGCGTCGTCACGACGCTCGGCTACGCGACCGGGTTGCACGCCCCCGGCAAGACCCTGATGTTCGACGCGATGCCGGCCGCCCACCACCTGCTGCTGGGCCACGGCCGGGCGGCGATCGCACTCCGCGCCGCCGGCGCGCCGAGCGTCGGCTGCGCCAACAACCACGCGCCGATCTGGCCCGCCTCCGACGACGACGCCGACGTCGGCGCGTCCAAGCTGTTCGACGCGGTGTGGAACGGCATGTTCATCGAGCCGATGCTGCTCGGCCGCTACCCGAGGGACCTCGAGCCGCTGCTCGAGGACGTCGTCGACGACGGGGACATGGCCACCATCCGTCAGCCGCTCGACTTCTACGGCGTCAACTACTACACGCCGTTCCGGATCGGCGCGGCCGCCGAGGACGCACCGATGCCGTTCGAGTTCCGTCCGGTGATGGGATATCCGACGACCGACCTGAACTGGTCGGTGGTGCCCGACGCACTGCGCGAGTGGCTGATCATGTTCCGCGCCCGGCTCCGCGCCGCCGTACCCCCGATCTACGTCACCGAGTCGGGCTGCGCCTACAACCAGGGCCCGGACGACGCCGGTGTCGTCGACGACCAGGCGCGGATCGACTACCACTCCGCGCACCTGACCGCGGTCGCCGAGGCGCTGCGGATGGGCGTCGACGTCCGCGGCTACTACGCGTGGTCGCTGCTGGACAACTTCGAGTGGGCCGACGGGCTGGTGCCGCGGTTCGGGCTGGTCCACGTCGACTACGAGACCCAGCAGCGCACCAAGAAGCGCTCCTTCCAGTGGTACGCCGATCTGGTCGCCGCCACCAAGGCCAGCAACGACTAG
- a CDS encoding pirin family protein has product MTVDIRRSSSRFVEREPGRRTQHAFSFGARYDPEWLSFGPMVCHDDHLLGSGRGFEEHPHSDLEIVTYVVSGSLVHADSLGTSGSLRAGEVAVLSAGTGVRHSEVAATDGAARFVQVWLRPDQVGAAPGYARGSAAGAVEGAGLVPIAGVGSELAVGVAGASYAVARLAAGEKLILPAAARVHAYVVSGGLMRSSLAAPLDTGDAFCFVDEPGHQVTAAMPTELLVWSFGPSVAHPEPHRQ; this is encoded by the coding sequence GTGACCGTAGACATCCGCAGGAGTTCGAGCCGGTTCGTGGAGCGCGAGCCGGGACGCCGTACGCAGCACGCGTTCTCGTTCGGCGCCCGCTACGACCCGGAGTGGCTGTCGTTCGGGCCGATGGTCTGCCACGACGACCACCTGCTCGGCAGCGGACGGGGCTTCGAGGAGCACCCGCACTCCGACCTGGAGATCGTGACCTACGTGGTCTCCGGGTCGCTCGTGCACGCCGACTCCCTGGGCACGTCCGGGTCGTTGCGGGCGGGTGAGGTCGCCGTGCTGTCGGCGGGCACCGGGGTCCGGCACAGCGAGGTGGCGGCGACGGACGGTGCCGCGCGGTTCGTCCAGGTGTGGCTGAGGCCCGACCAGGTCGGCGCCGCTCCGGGCTACGCCCGCGGGTCCGCGGCGGGCGCGGTCGAGGGCGCCGGGTTGGTGCCGATCGCCGGGGTCGGATCCGAGCTCGCGGTCGGCGTCGCCGGCGCGTCGTACGCCGTCGCCCGGCTGGCCGCCGGCGAGAAGCTGATCCTGCCCGCCGCCGCCCGAGTGCACGCCTACGTCGTGTCGGGTGGGCTGATGCGCTCGTCGCTGGCCGCGCCCCTGGACACCGGCGACGCCTTCTGCTTCGTCGACGAGCCCGGCCACCAGGTGACGGCCGCGATGCCGACCGAGCTGCTGGTGTGGTCGTTCGGACCGTCAGTGGCGCACCCGGAGCCGCATCGCCAGTGA
- a CDS encoding DUF6910 family protein, translated as MQIHVEGVDRLRLADGSPVRAASAVTPFGDGFLVAQDDATHGAWFRSRPADAVRLLPAVDGLDVFENASGTKHLKPDLEAACAVDVDGAPAVLLLGSGSLAARMRWSLLRLVAGRPEALVTDMAPLYAAVADALAIPPEVLNLEGACLVGDVLRWYHRGIPAAGVPAGSVDLEPAAAVAAALGRTPPGSVAVSNPRHYTLGEVDGVGLGITDAVALADGTVLLSAAAEDSPNPRDDGPVVGSALVRLDDHLVRDMTPLPLVDGRVCKVEGLMVLDADPVSTRLLAVVDVDEPDVPSLAMRLRVRH; from the coding sequence GTGCAGATCCACGTCGAGGGCGTCGATCGGCTCCGCCTTGCTGACGGATCGCCGGTCCGGGCCGCCTCCGCGGTGACCCCGTTCGGGGACGGCTTCCTGGTCGCGCAGGACGACGCGACGCACGGTGCCTGGTTCCGCAGCAGACCGGCGGACGCCGTCCGGCTGCTCCCGGCGGTCGACGGGCTCGACGTGTTCGAGAACGCGTCCGGCACCAAGCACCTCAAGCCCGACCTCGAGGCTGCGTGCGCGGTCGATGTTGACGGGGCGCCGGCGGTGCTGCTGCTGGGCTCGGGGTCGCTCGCGGCCCGGATGCGCTGGTCGCTCCTGCGGTTGGTCGCCGGTCGGCCGGAAGCGCTCGTGACCGACATGGCTCCGCTGTACGCCGCGGTGGCGGACGCGTTGGCGATCCCTCCCGAGGTGCTCAACCTGGAGGGCGCCTGCCTGGTCGGCGACGTGCTGCGGTGGTACCACCGCGGAATCCCGGCCGCCGGCGTGCCCGCCGGCAGCGTGGATCTGGAGCCGGCAGCGGCGGTCGCGGCGGCGCTCGGCAGGACACCGCCGGGCAGCGTTGCGGTGAGCAACCCGAGGCACTACACCCTGGGGGAGGTCGACGGAGTCGGGCTCGGGATCACCGACGCCGTCGCGCTCGCCGACGGGACCGTCCTGCTCAGTGCCGCCGCCGAGGACAGCCCGAACCCGCGCGATGACGGCCCGGTCGTCGGCTCCGCTCTCGTCCGCCTCGACGACCACCTCGTGCGCGACATGACGCCGCTCCCTCTCGTCGACGGCCGCGTCTGCAAGGTCGAGGGCCTGATGGTGCTCGACGCGGATCCGGTGTCCACCCGGCTGCTGGCCGTCGTCGACGTCGACGAACCGGACGTGCCGTCACTGGCGATGCGGCTCCGGGTGCGCCACTGA
- a CDS encoding diacylglycerol/lipid kinase family protein, with protein sequence MTSRSFTFLVNPNSGGGTAPKVVLPLARRLREAGAEVEVSYTSSAAVVPDLVKVAAAAGRVVVSVGGDGMLSSVAGAVVDAGGELAVIPAGRGNDFARMLEVPSDEDAQVALLLGGKPTPVDLLSVSMPGRPAVLVAGSVYAGVDARAAEIVDRSHWLPNRLQYPIASIRALGTYRPAALTVEIDGRRTEHRAANVVIANSRFYGKGMDIAPDARIDDGVLDVVVIEAAGRVDLIRSLPKVYDGAHVALAAVKVLRGTRVTVSGRYDGTAAPVPVGADGESLGDLPATGEQPLTVEIRPGAVKVLR encoded by the coding sequence GTGACCTCCAGGTCGTTCACCTTCCTCGTCAACCCGAACTCCGGCGGCGGTACGGCGCCGAAGGTGGTCCTGCCGCTGGCCCGAAGGCTGCGCGAGGCCGGTGCCGAGGTCGAGGTCAGCTACACGTCCTCGGCGGCCGTCGTACCCGACCTGGTCAAGGTGGCCGCGGCCGCCGGCCGGGTGGTCGTGTCGGTCGGGGGCGACGGGATGCTGTCGTCGGTCGCCGGTGCCGTCGTCGACGCCGGCGGCGAGCTCGCGGTGATCCCGGCCGGGCGTGGCAACGACTTCGCGCGGATGCTCGAGGTGCCGAGCGACGAGGACGCGCAGGTCGCGCTGCTGCTCGGCGGGAAGCCCACCCCGGTCGACCTCCTGTCCGTCTCGATGCCGGGGCGCCCGGCGGTGCTGGTCGCCGGCTCGGTCTACGCCGGCGTCGACGCACGCGCCGCCGAGATCGTCGACCGGTCGCACTGGCTGCCGAACCGGCTGCAGTACCCGATCGCGTCGATCCGCGCCCTCGGCACCTACCGTCCGGCCGCGCTGACCGTCGAGATCGACGGCCGGCGCACCGAGCACCGCGCCGCCAACGTGGTCATCGCGAACTCCCGCTTCTACGGCAAGGGCATGGACATCGCACCCGATGCCCGCATCGACGACGGCGTGCTCGACGTGGTCGTGATCGAGGCCGCCGGTCGGGTCGACCTGATCCGCTCGCTGCCCAAGGTCTACGACGGCGCTCACGTCGCGCTGGCCGCGGTCAAGGTGCTGCGGGGCACGCGGGTCACCGTGTCCGGCCGGTACGACGGCACCGCCGCGCCCGTCCCCGTCGGCGCCGACGGGGAGTCCCTCGGCGACCTGCCGGCCACCGGCGAGCAGCCGCTGACCGTCGAGATCCGGCCCGGGGCGGTCAAGGTCCTGCGCTGA
- a CDS encoding FAD-binding oxidoreductase codes for MTEISHDLLQPEMPPTRWGDPAHAGPLPDGVRDLVGLVFPLSDTPAAADVAVPAPQLAPDLVAGLRAVVGEEHVVLDDAVRRQRTRGKSTPDLLRQRAGDLGDAPDVVVRPDDHDDVQAVLDFAQQHRVVVVPFGGGTAVTGGLAPDREGFAGVVSLDLGRMRSLVALDPVSSTATLGPGLRGPEAEALLAEHGLMLGHFPQSFEFATIGGFAATRSSGQSSAGYGRFDAMVVGLRAATPKGEVRLGGTSPSNASGPDLRELFLGSEGAFGVITEVTVRVRPLPEVKEYEGWQWPSFAAGADAMRALAQGDLMPTVLRLSDENETAINLARPDAIGGEGSAGGGGCLMIVGYEGTTAAVAAKKAAVTAALTDLGGTPLGAEPGQAWVAGRFNAPYLRDSLLDVGVLVETLETVTFWSNRERLYAAVKAALEGALGDGTMVLCHISHVYATGCSLYFTVAAAGGEQPLERWLKAKAAANDAIVASGASITHHHAVGTDHRGWLTPEIGEAGVAVLRAVKRELDPAGILNPGVLIP; via the coding sequence ATGACAGAGATCAGCCACGACCTGCTCCAGCCCGAGATGCCGCCGACGCGGTGGGGCGATCCCGCCCACGCCGGTCCGCTTCCGGACGGAGTGCGCGACCTCGTCGGCCTGGTCTTCCCGCTCTCCGACACCCCCGCCGCGGCCGACGTCGCGGTCCCCGCGCCGCAACTCGCGCCCGACCTGGTGGCGGGGCTGCGCGCGGTCGTCGGTGAGGAGCACGTCGTGCTCGACGACGCCGTACGACGGCAGCGCACCCGCGGCAAGTCGACGCCCGACCTGCTGCGCCAACGCGCCGGCGACCTGGGCGACGCCCCCGACGTGGTGGTGCGTCCCGATGACCACGACGACGTGCAGGCCGTGCTCGACTTCGCGCAGCAGCACCGGGTCGTCGTCGTCCCGTTCGGGGGCGGCACCGCCGTGACCGGCGGACTTGCCCCGGACCGGGAAGGCTTCGCCGGCGTGGTGTCCCTCGACCTCGGCCGGATGCGCAGCCTGGTCGCGCTCGACCCGGTCTCCTCCACTGCCACCCTCGGGCCCGGCCTCCGCGGTCCCGAGGCCGAAGCACTGCTCGCCGAGCACGGGCTGATGCTCGGCCACTTCCCCCAGAGCTTCGAGTTCGCGACCATCGGCGGGTTTGCGGCGACCCGGTCCAGCGGCCAGTCCAGTGCGGGCTACGGCCGGTTCGACGCGATGGTCGTGGGCCTGCGGGCGGCGACGCCGAAGGGCGAGGTCCGGCTCGGCGGCACCTCGCCGTCCAACGCCTCCGGTCCCGACCTGCGCGAGCTCTTCCTCGGCTCCGAGGGCGCCTTCGGCGTGATCACCGAGGTCACCGTCCGGGTGCGACCGCTGCCGGAGGTCAAGGAGTACGAGGGCTGGCAGTGGCCGTCCTTCGCGGCGGGTGCCGACGCGATGCGCGCGCTCGCCCAGGGCGACCTGATGCCGACCGTCCTGCGGCTCTCCGACGAGAACGAGACCGCCATCAACCTGGCCCGTCCCGACGCGATCGGCGGCGAGGGCAGCGCTGGTGGGGGCGGCTGCCTGATGATCGTCGGCTACGAGGGCACGACCGCGGCGGTCGCGGCGAAGAAGGCCGCGGTCACCGCGGCCCTCACCGATCTCGGCGGGACGCCCCTGGGTGCCGAGCCCGGTCAGGCGTGGGTGGCCGGCAGGTTCAACGCGCCGTACCTCCGTGACTCGCTGCTCGACGTCGGAGTCCTCGTCGAGACCCTGGAGACGGTCACCTTCTGGTCCAACCGCGAGCGGCTCTACGCGGCGGTGAAGGCAGCGCTGGAGGGCGCGCTCGGCGACGGCACGATGGTGCTCTGCCACATCTCCCACGTCTACGCGACCGGGTGCTCGCTCTACTTCACGGTCGCTGCTGCCGGTGGCGAGCAGCCGCTGGAGCGGTGGCTGAAGGCGAAGGCCGCCGCCAACGACGCGATCGTCGCGAGCGGCGCCTCGATCACCCACCACCACGCGGTCGGCACCGACCACCGCGGCTGGCTGACGCCGGAGATCGGCGAGGCCGGCGTGGCCGTGCTCCGCGCCGTCAAGCGCGAGCTCGACCCTGCGGGCATCCTCAACCCGGGGGTGCTGATCCCGTGA
- a CDS encoding TetR/AcrR family transcriptional regulator: MSSHRHNLAETEHSPRDSYLDAARACILDVGWRRTTLTEVARRAGVSRMTIYRTWSDMQELLGDLMTREWGELLASTQPTREYDEKTGPTPTGIAEGVLRAVTVLRDNELFVRIVELDPELILPYLLARRGRSQELILGLLAADLEAGQATGTIRAGNTAALARAVVLAAHGFVLSAHTMTDDAVAPAELDEELRLLVTRFLTPEGADR, from the coding sequence ATGTCGTCACATCGTCACAACCTCGCGGAGACGGAGCACAGCCCGCGGGACTCCTATCTGGACGCCGCGCGCGCGTGCATCCTCGACGTCGGCTGGCGGCGGACGACCCTCACCGAGGTGGCCCGCCGGGCGGGTGTGTCGCGGATGACGATCTACCGCACCTGGTCGGACATGCAGGAGCTGCTCGGCGACCTGATGACCCGCGAGTGGGGCGAGCTGCTGGCGTCGACCCAGCCGACGAGGGAGTACGACGAGAAGACCGGCCCCACGCCCACCGGGATCGCGGAGGGCGTGCTCCGCGCCGTCACCGTGCTGCGCGACAACGAGCTGTTCGTGCGGATCGTGGAGCTCGACCCCGAGCTGATCCTCCCCTACCTGCTGGCCCGACGCGGCCGCTCGCAGGAGCTGATCCTCGGCCTGCTCGCCGCGGACCTCGAGGCCGGCCAGGCGACGGGCACCATCCGCGCCGGCAACACCGCCGCGCTGGCCCGCGCCGTCGTACTCGCTGCGCACGGCTTCGTCCTCTCCGCCCACACCATGACCGACGACGCGGTCGCTCCCGCCGAGCTCGACGAGGAGCTGCGGCTCCTCGTCACCCGGTTCCTGACTCCTGAAGGTGCTGACCGATGA